DNA from Agathobaculum sp. NTUH-O15-33:
CCTGCCGGTCGGCCTCGCCCTGCGTGGGCACCTCCATACCGGCCTTTCCTGCCAAAAAGCGTACGGCGTCCGGGAATTCCAGCCCCTCCGCCTTCATCACAAAGGTGATAACGCTGCCGCCCGCCCCGCAGCCAAAGCAGTGAAAAATCTGCTTATCCGGTGCAACGGAAAACGACGCCGTTTTTTCATTGTGAAACGGACACAAGCCGAAATAGTTTGCTCCGCTCTTTTTCAGCTGTACATACTGAGAGACGATATCGACGATATCGTTTCGTGCGGCCAGCTCGTCCAAAAACACACGGTCGAACGGCACTTCCCGTCACCTCTTTTCTCTATAGCATACCCATTTCGTCAGGCTTCTATTTTATTCCAGCTTTTCGGGATGAATATTCGCTTATAGGTCGCGATCGAGTAGCGGTCCGTCATGCAGGCGATATAATCGCAAACGGCGCGCTCCCGTGGGTCGCCCTCGCGCATCAGGCGCTGGTAATCCTCCGGCAGCTCCTCCGGGTGGGCGTCAAAGTATTCATAGAGCATGCGCAGCATATTTCTGGCGCGCTGCTCCTCGCTCTGCGCCTCGGTGCCCTGATAGACATGGTTAAACATGAACTCGCGCAGCGCCATCATATCGTCATGTACGCGGCTGTCCATGCCGATTTCGCGGTGCTGCTGCCCGTAGGAGATCATCGCGGTCACCATGGTGTCGATACGGCGGCCGTGCGAATCCCCCAAGCTATCAAGCAGCGAGCCCGGGATATCCTCGGCGGCGATTAGCCCGCCGCGCACCGCGTCGTCGATATCGTGATTGATATAGGCGATGCGGTCGGCGTAATGGATGATGCGCCCTTCCGGCGTATCCGCTTTTTTCGCGCCGGTGTGGCAAACGATGCCGTCCCGCACCTCATAGGTAAGGTTCAGTTCCTCCAGCCGGTCCACCATGCGCAGGCTCTGTTCGTTATGGTGGAAGCCGAGGGGGCACACCTCGTCCAGCGCGCGCTCGCCCGCGTGGCCGAAGGGCGTATGGCCAAGATCGTGGCCAAGGGCGATCGCCTCGGTCAGATCCTCGTTCAGGCCCAGCGCGCGCGCGACCGTGCGCGCGATCTGCGCCACCTCCAACGTATGCGTCAGCCGGGCGCGGTAGTGGTCGCCTTCGGGCGAAATAAAAACCTGCGTTTTATTCGAGAGCCGGCGAAACGCCTTGGAGTGGATGATCCGGTCCCGGTCGCGCTGAAAGCAGGTGCGGTAGGGGCACTCGGCCATCGGCCGCTGCCGCCCATGCGAGGCGGAGGACGGCGTGGCCCAGTCCGCTAAAATAAGCGCTTCCCGCTCCTGCTGCTGTTCCCTGACGGTCATAGGATTTCCTCCCTTTTGACACAGCGAAAATGTCTTGCATATTGGTTATACCGCGCGCGCGGAGAAAATCCTCTTTTTTCGTAAAGAATATTTTTAGAAAATTTTGCGGCCCATGAACCGGGTCTCAATGGTCTCCGCATAGACCGCGCCCGCCGTCGCCTCGGCCAGCGCCTCGTTCAGCGCCGTTTCTCCGCCCGCGGGCACGGTGGCGGTCAGCGTCACATCCGCGCCGAAATCGGTATCCTGCACCGCGCAGTCAAAATCGGGCAGCAGGCGCTGCACCTTGTCAAAAAGCGGATACGGGCAGGCGATGAGCACCTCGGCGTAAAGGCTCATCCGCTGTACGCCCGCCGCTTCCACGGCCACTTGCGCGCCCTTGGTGTACGCGCGCACCAGTCCGCCCGTGCCAAGCAAAACGCCGCCGAAATACCGCGTTACCACGCAGAGCACGTTTGTCAGCTCCATATGGCGCAGCACGTCCAGAATGGGCATGCCCGCCGTGCCCTGCGGTTCGCCGTCGTCCGAGTATCGCATCAAATTGCCTTCGCGGATCAGGTAGGCCCAGCAGTGGTGGTTGGCGTCCCGGTGCGCCTCGCGCACCTCGCGCAAACGGGCGAGCGCCTCGTCCGCCGTTTCCACCCGCCATAGCCTGCCGATGAATTTTGAGCGTTTTTCCTCAAACCCATCCTCGCCAAACGGGGCGGCGGGTACAAAATAATCTTTTTCCGTCATAAGGGCACCACCGGTCACTCTTCAATTAAATATGCGGCCACGCGGCCGAACGTTTTATCATCCACCACGGCTTCGACCAGCGTGCCGTTTTCGACGTATTCCGTGCGCTCAATCTGCGCCTCGCGGTGCAGCAGGTCGAGCACCGCGCCCTCGCTGTAAGGAACGAGCAGCCGGACCGGATGCTTACCCCGGCCGAGCGCCTGCTCGACCGCCGCCAGCAGCCCGTCCAGTCCCGCGCCTGTTTTGGCCGAAATTTTCACGCCCTCCTTGGGGTCTATAAAGGGCAGCACATCCGGATCGCACCTATCCGCCTTGTTAAAAACAAGGATGCGCGGGATCTCCTTCGCGCCCAGCTGGCCGATGACCTTTTCCACCGTTTCGGCCTGCCCGCGCCAATCCTCGTCGGATACGTCGATGACGTGCAGCAGCAGATCGGCATAGGTCAGCTCCTCAAGCGTTGCCTTGAAGGCCGAGATCAAATGGTGCGGCAGCTTGCGGATAAAGCCCACCGTATCGGACAGCAGGATCTCCTGCGTATCCGAAATGCGCTTTTTGCGCGTCGTCGGATCGAGCGTGTCAAACAGGCGGTCGTTCGCTTCGATGCCCGCGCCCGTCAACTGATTGAGCAGCGTGCTTTTGCCCGCGTTTGTGTAGCCGACGATCGCCACCATGGGCAGCTCGGTCTTTTTGCGCTGGCGGCGCTGTACGGCGCGCACCTGACGCACCTGCTCCAGCTCCTCCTTCAGCTTATCGATACGGCGGCGGATATGCCGCCGGTCGCTTTCCAGCTTGCTTTCGCCCGGGCCGCGCGTGCCGATGCCGCCGCCAAGGCGGCTCATCGTTTTGCCGAGACCGGCAAGGCGCGGCAGGATATACTGGTACTGCGCCAGCTCGACCTGCAGCTTGCCCTCGCCCGTGCGGGCGCGTTG
Protein-coding regions in this window:
- a CDS encoding deoxyguanosinetriphosphate triphosphohydrolase, which produces MTVREQQQEREALILADWATPSSASHGRQRPMAECPYRTCFQRDRDRIIHSKAFRRLSNKTQVFISPEGDHYRARLTHTLEVAQIARTVARALGLNEDLTEAIALGHDLGHTPFGHAGERALDEVCPLGFHHNEQSLRMVDRLEELNLTYEVRDGIVCHTGAKKADTPEGRIIHYADRIAYINHDIDDAVRGGLIAAEDIPGSLLDSLGDSHGRRIDTMVTAMISYGQQHREIGMDSRVHDDMMALREFMFNHVYQGTEAQSEEQRARNMLRMLYEYFDAHPEELPEDYQRLMREGDPRERAVCDYIACMTDRYSIATYKRIFIPKSWNKIEA
- a CDS encoding YigZ family protein; this translates as MTEKDYFVPAAPFGEDGFEEKRSKFIGRLWRVETADEALARLREVREAHRDANHHCWAYLIREGNLMRYSDDGEPQGTAGMPILDVLRHMELTNVLCVVTRYFGGVLLGTGGLVRAYTKGAQVAVEAAGVQRMSLYAEVLIACPYPLFDKVQRLLPDFDCAVQDTDFGADVTLTATVPAGGETALNEALAEATAGAVYAETIETRFMGRKIF
- the hflX gene encoding GTPase HflX, whose translation is MNERKEEKKIERAVLVGLSCPGFSREEDTDERTMDELRALVETAGGEAAAMTLQRRPAPDARTFIGEGKALEVRQLAEAEGAELIVFDNELSPSQMRVLEEETGLPVLDRSGLILDIFAQRARTGEGKLQVELAQYQYILPRLAGLGKTMSRLGGGIGTRGPGESKLESDRRHIRRRIDKLKEELEQVRQVRAVQRRQRKKTELPMVAIVGYTNAGKSTLLNQLTGAGIEANDRLFDTLDPTTRKKRISDTQEILLSDTVGFIRKLPHHLISAFKATLEELTYADLLLHVIDVSDEDWRGQAETVEKVIGQLGAKEIPRILVFNKADRCDPDVLPFIDPKEGVKISAKTGAGLDGLLAAVEQALGRGKHPVRLLVPYSEGAVLDLLHREAQIERTEYVENGTLVEAVVDDKTFGRVAAYLIEE